The following proteins are co-located in the Molothrus ater isolate BHLD 08-10-18 breed brown headed cowbird chromosome 29, BPBGC_Mater_1.1, whole genome shotgun sequence genome:
- the SEMA6C gene encoding semaphorin-6C, translating to MPGVPLLFVLLLLLLAGTPAQSFPRDLVARSTVGLAATAAYPRFGGLRGDNGTARLGLDFQRMLRLNGTLFVAARDHIYAFDLRQDKGTLYPERHLTWETQDRQNCAMRGRRQDECHNYIRVLVPRDAETLLACGTNAFSPLCRTYQVSSLAQQGDEVSGQARCPFDAKQSIVALFVDGSLYSATVADFQASDAVIYRSLSPGQAPLRTLKYSSRWLQEPHFVQVLPYGPYVYFFFREVAVELSALGKVLVARVARVCRNDRGGSPRVLERRWTSFLKVRLQCSVPGDTVFYFDVLEAVTPPQTLHGRPAVLALFGTQPNSIPGSAVCAFYLADVERSFEGPFAEPRGATWSPVPEDRVPQPRPGCCAGMGAAAGVVTSGDFPDETLAFAKEHPLLHGAVGPAGGRPLFTHTGTRLTQLAVDTGAGPRGNQTVLFLGAEDGRLLKVLAAAQSPEATQSPGGTPAPRDPRGLGDSRDSRDSSAGTLLLEEISLYDPGRCHSPRGSGVPSRVLGLELHLPGRELIVAFAGCLLRLPLSRCGRHGSCRGSCLAARDPYCVWLPSRGCVPFSEDLPSGFQQDMEGSLGISGTCQGAARDGDENGDLAHGVRHPGPGAEATVPVPVLVGCVLGAFAVGALATGLLATCCQRPAVPKAPPEPPCAPRTPGQPPVPRLYPALPPHDGTGTEPEPPALPPARAPRDREPRRGPAEPPGPGPPGRAGREETTLQRLPGGSAWPGTPPGSGSFANRVLPRGAAGPAPPFGPHDRAPVRLDVPPDSPPAPRRPLAQSYSLGGTPVSPPGPPRALTRMHSLGTPGGTPGGTPWGPRPGALERSLSMKPPLLPKPLLLPAAPGRP from the exons ATGCCGGGGGTCCCGCTGCTcttcgtcctcctcctcctcctcctggccgGGACCCCCGCCCAGTCCTTCCCGCGGGACCTGGTGGCTCGCAGCACCGTGGGGCTGGCAG CCACCGCCGCGTACCCGCGTTTCGGGGGCCTCCGGGGGGACAACGGCACGGCCCGGCTCGGCCTGGACTTCCAGCGGATGCTGCGGCTCAACGGGACGCTCTTCGTGGCCGCCCG GGACCACATCTACGCCTTCGACCTGCGGCAGGACAAGGGGACGCTGTACCCGGAGCGG CACCTCACCTGGGAGACGCAGGACAGGCAGAACTGCGCCATGCGGGGCCGGCGGCAG gaTGAGTGTCACAACTACATCCGAGTGCTGGTGCCCCGCGACGCCGAGACCCTCCTGGCTTGTGGCACCAATGCCTTCAGCCCCCTGTGCCGCACTTACCAG gtgagcagcctggcacagcagggtgacGAGGTCAGCGGCCAAGCCCGGTGTCCCTTTGATGCCAAGCAAAGCATCGTGGCTCTCTTTGTCG ATGGCAGCCTGTACTCGGCCACCGTGGCCGATTTCCAGGCGAGTGATGCCGTGATCTACCGCAGCCTGAGCCCCGGGCAGGCTCCCCTGCGCACCCTCAAGTACAGCTCCCGCTGGCTGCAGG AACCCCACTTTGTCCAGGTGCTGCCCTACGGCCCCTACGTCTACTTCTTCTtcagggaggtggcagtggaGCTCAGCGCCCTGGGCAag GTGCTGGTGGCCCGGGTGGCCCGGGTGTGCCGCAATGACCGTGGCGGGTCCCCGCGGGTGCTGGAGCGGCGCTGGACGTCCTTCCTGAAGGTGCGGCTGCAGTGCTCCGTCCCTGGGGACACCGTCTTCTACTTCGATGTCCTGGAGGCCGTGACACCCCCACAGACCCTGCACGGGCGCCCCGCTGTCCTCGCCCTCTTTGGCACCCAACCCAAcag CATCCCCGGCTCGGCCGTCTGCGCCTTCTACCTGGCAGACGTGGAGCGCTCCTTCGAGGGCCCCTTCGCCGAGCCCCGCGGCGCCACCTGGAGCCCGGTGCCCGAGGACAgggtcccccagcccag GCCGGGCTGCTGTGCCgggatgggagctgctgctggtgttgtCACCTCTGGGGACTTCCCTGATGAGACGTTGGCGTTCGCCAAGGAGCACCCGCTGCTGCACGGAGCCGTGGGACCCGCGGGAGGGAGGCCTCTCTTCACCCACACTGGCACCAG gctgACCCAGCTGGCCGTGGACACGGGCGCGGGGCCCCGCGGCAACCAGACCGTGCTGTTCCTGGGCGCCGAGGACGGGCGGCTGCTCAAggtcctggcagctgcacagagccccGAGGCCACTCAGAGCCCCGGGGGGACCCCGGCACCGAGAGACCCCCgagggctgggggacagcagggacagcagggacagcagtgccgggacgctgctgctggaggagatcAGCCTCTACGACCCCGGGCG GTGCCACAGCCCGCGGgggtctggggtccccagccgggtgctggggctggagctgcacctgCCGGGCCGGGAGCTGATCGTGGCCTTTGCCGGGTGCCTCCTGCGGCTGCCCCTGAGCCGCTGCGGCCGCCACGGCTCCTGCCGAGg gagctgcctggctgcccGAGACCCCTATTGTGTCTGGCTGCCCTCCAGGGGCTGCGTCCCCTTCTCCGAGGACCTTCC GAGTGGCTTCCAGCAGGACATGGAGGGATCCCTCGGGATCAGCGGGACCTGCCAAG gGGCTGCAAGGGATGGTGACGAGAATGGAGACCTGGCCCACG GGGTGCGGCACCCCGGGCCCGGTGCCGAAGCGACGGTTCCGGTGCCGGTGCTCGTGGGCTGCGTGCTGGGCGCCTTCGCCGTGGGCGCCCTGGCCACCGGGCTGCTGGCCACGTGCTGCCAGCGCCCCGCCGTCCCCAAAGCCCCCCCGGAGCCGCCGTGCGCCCCGCGGACCCCGGGCCAGCCTCCCGTGCCCCGCCTGTACCCCGCGCTGCCGCCGCACGACGGCACCGGCACCGAGCCCGAGccccccgcgctgcccccggcccgcgCCCCCCGGGACCGGGagccccggcgcggccccgcggagccgcccgggccggggccgccgggcAGGGCGGGCCGGGAGGAGACAACGCTGCAGCGGCTGCCCGGGGGCTCGGCGTggcccgggacccccccgggcAGCGGCTCCTTCGCCAACCGGGTGCTGCCCCGCGGAGCCGCGGGCCCCGCGCCCCCGTTCGGCCCCCACGACCGGGCTCCGGTGCGCCTGGACGTGCCCCCCGAcagccccccggccccgcggcggccGCTGGCACAGAGCTACTCGCTGGGGGGGACCCCCGTGAGCCCCCCCGGGCCGCCCCGGGCTCTCACCCGCATGCACTCGCTGGGGACGCcgggggggacaccgggggggacaccctggggaccccGGCCCGGAGCCCTGGAGCGCTCGCTGTCCATGAAGccccccctgctccccaaaccgctgctgctgcccgcggccccggggcggcCCTGA
- the NUDT17 gene encoding nucleoside diphosphate-linked moiety X motif 17, translating into MAGARVLVHVRRAGAGGAAAFGQSVTGVFCPAHTDVALVSCGLERSRFLISDVPFPGSAVTVLKRPPFCPAKLGGDTQGDRGRHAGVVAAVAVLLEATCGHVLLTRRATTLRHFPNVWVPPGGHLEPGEELVAAGLRELAEETGLRLEPGTFSWHLLGLWESLFPPSLSWGPPRCHHIVTYLGLRSAEPRQRLQARLCPSPAEVSAVAWLEPPVLEAIAATEDGAEGPGPGSGLGPGLGSGSSPRELPATVGITELSPDGFRSSRIPTGILLRRAPERGPDLERVSTGTKFALGRWRAGPGPGEERE; encoded by the exons ATGGCGGGCGCGCGCGTGCTCGTGCACGTGCGGCgcgcgggggcggggggggcggcggcgTTCGGGCAG AGCGTCACCGGCGTGTTCTGCCCCGCGCACACGGACGTGGCCCTGGTGAGCTGCGGGCTGGAGCGCAGCCGCTTCCTCATCTCCGATGTGCCCTTCCCCGGCTCCGCCGTCACCGTCCTCAAG AGACCCCCGTTCTGCCCCGCcaagctgggaggggacacgcAGGGTGACCGAGGGCGACACGCGGGGGTGGTCGCGGCGGTGGCCGTGCTGCTGGAGGCCACCTGCGGCCACGTCCTGCTGACCCGCCGGGCCACCACCCTGCGACACTTCCCCAACGTTTGGGTGCCACCAG GTGGGCACTTGGAGCCAGGAGAAGAG CTGGTGGccgcggggctgcgggagcTGGCCGAGGAGACCGGGCTGCGCCTGGAGCCTGGAACCTTCTCGTGGCACCTGCTCGGCCTCTGGGAG TCCCTGTTCCCCCCCTCGCTGAGCTGGGGGCCACCGCGGTGCCACCACATTGTCACCTACCTGGGGCTGCGCTCGGCTGAGCCCCGCCAGCGGCTGCAG GCCCGGCTGTGTCCGAGCCCGGCTGAGGTCAGCGCCGTGGCCTGGCTGGAGCCTCCGGTCCTGGAAGCCATCGCTGCCACCGAGGATGGAGCCgagggaccgggaccgggatcGGGATTGGGACCGGGATTGGGATCGGGATCGTCCCCCAGAGAGCTGCCGGCCACCGTGGG GATCACGGAGCTGAGCCCCGACGGCTTCCGCAGCTCCCGGATTCCCACCGGGATCCTCTTGCGCCGGGCCCCGGAGCGCGGCCCCGACCTGGAGCGCGTCAGCACCGGCACCAAATTCGCGCTGGGGCGGTGgcgggcggggcccggcccgggggagGAGCGGGAATAA